In Methanofervidicoccus sp. A16, the sequence TTTTATCTCTATACCTACAGTTTTTAATATTTCCCTACACTGATTCTTAGTTAAGGAGAGAAAGGATGGCATGTTTATCCTTATTGTATCTTCCTCTTTTACAACAGAGAGATAACCAGTTGATAACATATCACCGTATATAATATATTTAATACCCTTATCCCTGGCGTAGTTTAGAATACTCTCTTCTATCCTTTTATGACATCTGCCACAGGGATGATACCTTCCCTCTAAAGTACCTAATCTGATATCCTCAAGATCTATCTCTATAAATCTATGGGTTATTCCCAACTTCTTCACTAGATTGGATATCCTACTCTTATCTTCCTCCTCCATTATAGTAGGTGAGTAGATGGTAACTCCTACTACATTAAAGATCCTCTTAGAGATAATGGTAGATGCAGTACTATCTACACCTCCACTGAATGCCACAACAGCTCTTTCCTTTTTACTACTGTCCTCATTATGTATATACTCTAAAAATTTCTCAAAATCCCTACTAAATGATAGGAGCAACTTTAACCTGTTGTAGATTTGAGGATCTAATACTCCACTACTGTAAAGATTTTCTAGGTTTTTCATGGAAATTTTTAGTCTAATATCCCTTACCTCTGAATACATAGTATCTCCTAAAAATTTCTATTAAATTTATATATAAAATCTTAGAAAAGAGTGTTATATTGAGGAATAAATTATCAGAATAAAAAATATGAAGAGGTTAAAAAATAGGAAATTATAATAATTATATTCAAGAGTGGCAATAAGGAAATTTTTGACTGGATATATTAATTATCATTAAAAAAATAATATTGAATAAATTCTTGTAGTGATAATAAAAACCCTATTTTTCTTTTAAATATATAAATATTTATTTTAGTATTTTCATTCCCACATAGAAAACAACGGTGATCTCATGTACTATCTGATATTCACATCTTACGGTGCCTTTCTCCTAGATTATAATGGAGATCTAAGTTTGGAAAACATAAAATACTATAAGATATTCCCGGAAGAGGATATACCTAAGATTATGTACGACCTTAGAAGGGGAAATCTACAGATAGTTGATAAGTTGAAGGAGGAGTGGAATCTAAAAGACGGTGAAAAGGTTATAGTAGAGTATTTAGAGGAGGAGCCTACAACTCCAGGGAAATTCGTAAGAGAGAACGTCTACACTCTCGGTAAGAGGTACGGCGTCTTTAACAGTTATGAGGAGTTTATAGAAAAAACTAACCTCTGGACAACTGAACTCACTAAACTCCTGATGAAGGAAGCCTCTGAGAGAAAGGATAAATTAATAATCCAAACAGTAAGTGCACTAGATGACTTAGATGAGACACTTAATCTATTCTCCGAGAGACTTAGGGAGTGGTACTCCCTCTACTTCCCAGAGATGGACAAAATTATAAAGAAACATGAACTCTATGCAAAGTTAGTATCTCAGTTTTTAAAGAGGGAAAATTATACCAGGACTAAGTTAAAGGAGTTTTTACCTTCAAAAACAGCTAAAATTCTATCTAAAGCGGCAAAGAGTTCAATGGGTGCAGAGTTATCTGAGAGGGATCTTTCCATTATAAAAGAGTTTGCAGATCAGATAATATCTCTTTACAACTTAAGAGATAAATTAGTGAAGTATCTGGAAGAACTGATGGAGGAGACTGCACCTAACTTAACAAAGTTGGCAGGACCTTCCCTAGGTGCAAGACTTATAAGTTTAACTGGAGGATTGGAGAGACTGTCAAAACTACCTGCCTCTACAATACAGGTTATCGGTGCTGAGAAGGCACTGTTTGCACATCTGAGATTAGGTGCAGATCCTCCAAAACATGGGGTTATATTTCAACACCCTCTTATTCAAAGTTCTCCCTGGTGGATCAGGGGAAAGGTTGCAAGGGCCCTTGCCTGTAAGTTGGCGGTAGGAGTTAGGGCAGATGTATTTGGAAACTACATAGCAGATGAACTTCTTGAAGCCCTTAATAAGAGGGTTGAGGAGATAAAGAGGAAGTATCCTGAACCGAGGAAGAAAACTTCAAAGAAAAGAAAAGAAAAAAAAGAAAAAGGTAAGAAAAAGAAAAAAGAAGATAAAAAGAAAAAGAAAAAAGGTAAAAAATCGAAGAAGGGAAAGAAGGTAATAGGAAAGACATCCTCAAAATGGTGATACTTTGAAAGTTAGGGAGATCTTCGATAACGTATATGAGATAGATACAGGTGATGGTGTTAGGAGGATAGGGACAAAATCCCTAGTTCCCTCCAAGAGGGTTTATGGGGAGAGGGTAGTTAAGATAGAAGGGGTGGAATACAGAATCTGGAATCCCAACAAGAGTAAGTTGGCAGCTGCCATATTGAAGGGACTTAAGGTTATGCCCATAAAGAGAGGTTCAAAGGTGCTCTACTTAGGTGCCTCCGCAGGTACTACTCCTTCCCATGTTGCAGATATTGTGGAGTACGCACCTGTATACTCTGTGGAGTTCTCGCCGAGGATAATGAGGGAGTTCTTAGAGGTATGTAAGGATAGGAAGAACCTTATACCTATACTGGGAGATGCCAAC encodes:
- a CDS encoding 7-cyano-7-deazaguanine synthase translates to MYSEVRDIRLKISMKNLENLYSSGVLDPQIYNRLKLLLSFSRDFEKFLEYIHNEDSSKKERAVVAFSGGVDSTASTIISKRIFNVVGVTIYSPTIMEEEDKSRISNLVKKLGITHRFIEIDLEDIRLGTLEGRYHPCGRCHKRIEESILNYARDKGIKYIIYGDMLSTGYLSVVKEEDTIRINMPSFLSLTKNQCREILKTVGIEIKRKYTCPLLRIAHRYERNKKFTIQRILREVRAQVIDSGEGLKNILEVLSQH
- a CDS encoding Pre-mRNA processing ribonucleoprotein; translated protein: MYYLIFTSYGAFLLDYNGDLSLENIKYYKIFPEEDIPKIMYDLRRGNLQIVDKLKEEWNLKDGEKVIVEYLEEEPTTPGKFVRENVYTLGKRYGVFNSYEEFIEKTNLWTTELTKLLMKEASERKDKLIIQTVSALDDLDETLNLFSERLREWYSLYFPEMDKIIKKHELYAKLVSQFLKRENYTRTKLKEFLPSKTAKILSKAAKSSMGAELSERDLSIIKEFADQIISLYNLRDKLVKYLEELMEETAPNLTKLAGPSLGARLISLTGGLERLSKLPASTIQVIGAEKALFAHLRLGADPPKHGVIFQHPLIQSSPWWIRGKVARALACKLAVGVRADVFGNYIADELLEALNKRVEEIKRKYPEPRKKTSKKRKEKKEKGKKKKKEDKKKKKKGKKSKKGKKVIGKTSSKW
- a CDS encoding fibrillarin-like rRNA/tRNA 2'-O-methyltransferase, coding for MKVREIFDNVYEIDTGDGVRRIGTKSLVPSKRVYGERVVKIEGVEYRIWNPNKSKLAAAILKGLKVMPIKRGSKVLYLGASAGTTPSHVADIVEYAPVYSVEFSPRIMREFLEVCKDRKNLIPILGDANLPNTYSNIVEMVDVIYEDVAQVNQAEILIKNAKWFLKEGGYGIIAIKARSIDVVKDPKEIFKEQREILTEGGFKIVDEVDIEPFERDHVLMVGIWQP